One genomic region from Anopheles bellator chromosome 2, idAnoBellAS_SP24_06.2, whole genome shotgun sequence encodes:
- the LOC131207485 gene encoding protein hedgehog produces the protein MHRKSDGPRPVRVGCALCSDGRGEAVGHGHGAGRRPRTQSTAAEVSEPAPGQPVSGFSATDLSASVVASAGPCDGGDAGVRAVQWCGAARPSARPACPAGTRVGRGLRRTVLVLVVVLLLYVVPAVRACGPGRGIGGPRRTRKLLPLVFKQHVPNVSENSLSAAGMQEGSISRNDSRFRSLETNYNKDIIFKDEEGTGADRVMTQRCKEKLNILAVSVMNQWPGLRLMVTEGWDEDHMHAPESLHYEGRAVDIMTSDKDRSKIGMLARLAVEAGFDWVFYESRNHIHCSVKSDSSQANHASGCFTGDSTVLTEDGVRRPLSELRIGERVQAVDGAGRTVFSEVLMFMDRDTHQRREFVTIEANGGARLKVTPAHLVMVWRKDRSETRYVFAERVREGDHILVQGSSAELEPRRVLRISAVLAEGVYAPLTREGTIVVDAIAASCYALIDSQTVAHLSFLPYRWAEKLGSLFERASATDSLSLPRHEGIHWYAKSLYAIKDYVIPDSWLYH, from the exons ATGCACCGGAAGAGTGACGGGccgcgcccggtccgggtcgggtGTGCGCTGTGCAGTGACGGGCGAGGCGAGGCCGTggggcacgggcacggcgCGGGCCGCCGGCCCAGAACGCAATCAACGGCGGCGGAAGTGAGTGAGCCGGCCCCGGGTCAGCCTGTGAGTGGCTTCAGCGCGACAGATTTATCCGCCTCCGTGGTGGCGTCCGCGGGGCCTTGCGACGGAGGTGATGCGGGGGTGCGGGCCGTCCAGTGGTGCGGGGCGGCCCGTCCGTCAGCTCGACCCGCGTGTCCCGCCGGCACCCGAGTGGGCCGCGGGCTGCGAAGGACGGTGttagtgttggtggtggtgctcctgCTGTACGTGGTGCCAGCGGTGAGGGCGTGCGGACCGGGACGCGGGATCGGAGGGCCACGCCGCACCCGGAAGCTGCTCCCGCTCGTCTTCAAGCAGCACGTCCCGAACGTGAGCGAAAACTCGCTGTCCGCGGCCGGCATGCAGGAGGGATCGATCTCCCGCAACGACAGCCGGTTCCGGAGCCTCGAGACCAACTACAACAAGGACATCATCTTCAAGGACGAGGAGGGTACCGGGGCCGACCGGGTGATGACGCAG CGCTGCAAGGAAAAGCTCAACATACTGGCGGTGTCGGTGATGAACCAGTGGCCCGGCCTGCGGCTCATGGTGACGGAGGGCTGGGACGAGGATCACATGCACGCGCCGGAATCGCTGCACTACGAGGGGCGCGCCGTCGACATCATGACATCGGACAAGGACCGCTCGAAGATCGGCATGCTGGCGCGGCTCGCCGTCGAGGCCGGCTTCGACTGGGTGTTCTACGAGAGCCGCAACCACATACACTGCTCCGTCAAGTCAG ATTCGTCTCAGGCGAACCACGCGAGCGGTTGCTTCACGGGCGACAGCACGGTCCTGACGGAGGACGGCGTGCGCCGACCGCTGAGCGAGCTGCGGATCGGCGAGCGGGTGCAGGCCGTCGACGGGGCGGGCCGCACGGTGTTCAGCGAGGTGCTGATGTTCATGGATCGCGATACGCACCAGCGACGCGAGTTCGTCACGATCGAGGCCAACGGAGGCGCCCGGCTCAAGGTGACGCCCGCCCATCTGGTCATGGTGTGGCGGAAGGATCGCTCCGAAACGCGCTACGTCTTCGCGGAGCGGGTCCGCGAGGGCGACCATATCCTGGTGCAGGGATCGTCCGCCGAGCTCGAGCCCCGGCGGGTCCTTCGAATATCGGCCGTGCTGGCGGAGGGCGTGTACGCGCCGCTGACGCGCGAGGGCACCATCGTCGTGGACGCGATCGCCGCCTCCTGCTACGCGCTCATCGACAGCCAGACGGTGGCGCACCTGAGCTTCCTGCCGTACCGGTGGGCCGAGAAGCTGGGGTCACTGTTCGAGCGGGCCAGTGCCACCGACAGCCTCAGCCTGCCGCGCCACGAGGGCATCCACTGGTACGCCAAGTCGCTGTACGCAATCAAGGACTACGTGATCCCAGACAGCTGGCTCTACCactag